Proteins co-encoded in one Candidatus Methylomirabilis sp. genomic window:
- the hisIE gene encoding bifunctional phosphoribosyl-AMP cyclohydrolase/phosphoribosyl-ATP diphosphatase HisIE, whose amino-acid sequence MERFDLTQLRFDESGLIPAIVQDAENGQVLMLAYMSQESLRLTVETGLTHFYSRSRQRIWQKGEESGHIQRVREIYFDCDEDALLIKAEQVVAACHTGRRSCFYRRLHPDSEAPEELTRQQFDPEAVYGGSLAILQQIFDVIKDRRANPKADSYVSGLFAKGQDQILKKVGEEATELVVASKNGGPDEIIYEAADLWFHTIVLLGHHGITPSEVARELRNRYGKKSKAEYR is encoded by the coding sequence ATGGAACGATTCGACCTCACTCAACTTCGGTTCGATGAATCTGGACTGATCCCGGCCATTGTGCAGGATGCGGAAAATGGTCAGGTCCTGATGTTGGCCTATATGAGCCAAGAGTCGTTGCGACTGACTGTCGAGACCGGCCTCACCCATTTTTACAGTCGATCGAGGCAGCGCATCTGGCAAAAAGGGGAGGAGTCGGGCCATATCCAGCGCGTACGCGAGATCTATTTCGACTGCGACGAAGATGCCTTGCTGATCAAGGCCGAGCAGGTGGTGGCGGCTTGCCATACCGGACGACGGTCTTGCTTTTACCGTCGATTGCATCCGGACTCAGAGGCGCCGGAGGAGTTGACTCGACAGCAGTTCGACCCCGAGGCGGTTTACGGCGGAAGCCTCGCGATCCTCCAACAGATTTTCGATGTTATTAAGGATCGAAGGGCCAATCCGAAGGCCGATTCGTATGTCTCAGGCCTGTTCGCCAAAGGACAGGATCAGATCCTCAAGAAGGTGGGAGAAGAGGCGACCGAGCTTGTGGTGGCTTCCAAGAACGGAGGGCCGGACGAGATTATCTATGAAGCAGCGGATCTCTGGTTTCATACGATTGTCCTGCTGGGGCACCACGGGATCACGCCGTCAGAGGTGGCTCGGGAACTGCGCAACCGCTACGGCAAGAAGAGCAAGGCCGAGTACCGATAA
- a CDS encoding histidine triad nucleotide-binding protein: MDTCLFCQIANRERPGKMVYEDEQSVAFEDINPKAPVHILIVPRQHLATILDANQADDRLLGHLLLVANRIAKQIGIAERGFRLVINCNSDGGQAVYHLHLHLLGGRSLSWHPA; the protein is encoded by the coding sequence GTGGATACCTGCCTTTTTTGTCAGATAGCCAACCGGGAACGCCCCGGTAAGATGGTGTATGAGGACGAGCAGTCCGTCGCCTTCGAAGATATCAACCCGAAGGCGCCTGTCCATATCCTAATTGTTCCTCGTCAACACCTCGCGACCATCCTCGATGCGAACCAGGCTGATGATCGGCTGCTTGGGCACCTCCTGCTGGTAGCAAACCGCATCGCGAAGCAGATCGGGATCGCGGAGCGGGGCTTCCGCCTGGTGATCAATTGTAATAGCGACGGCGGGCAGGCAGTTTATCACCTGCATCTCCACCTGTTGGGCGGACGGTCCCTCAGTTGGCATCCGGCGTAG
- a CDS encoding helix-turn-helix transcriptional regulator has protein sequence MSLQVVRKEWPPGPPMMYGFVPTTTHGHVWNYLMTVHKRRPEVSPLLGPRVPAADPYARLARLDDLIAQLTSTEAGRHAYEQADREWEQKAEELIAKGRLSRLRYRRIKAGLTQEVLADRAGIKQPNLQRLERPSYRGRLATYQRLAAVLGCDYRELLP, from the coding sequence ATGAGCCTCCAGGTGGTGCGAAAGGAGTGGCCTCCCGGACCACCCATGATGTATGGCTTCGTGCCGACTACAACTCACGGCCACGTCTGGAATTACCTCATGACCGTGCACAAACGACGCCCGGAGGTCAGCCCACTGCTTGGGCCCCGCGTCCCAGCAGCCGATCCCTATGCCAGGCTCGCGCGACTAGATGACTTGATCGCGCAATTGACATCTACCGAGGCGGGCCGACACGCGTATGAACAGGCTGACCGAGAATGGGAGCAGAAGGCTGAGGAATTGATCGCTAAAGGGCGTTTGAGTCGCCTCCGCTATCGCCGTATCAAGGCAGGCTTGACGCAGGAAGTCTTGGCAGATCGGGCAGGAATTAAACAACCCAACCTCCAGCGACTTGAACGCCCGAGCTACCGAGGCCGTCTCGCAACGTACCAGCGGCTCGCGGCCGTGTTGGGTTGCGATTACCGGGAGCTTTTGCCATGA
- a CDS encoding type II toxin-antitoxin system RelE/ParE family toxin — protein sequence MHRLPLGPRAQKGLDRLVGDAWQRVREDLLMLAHTPRPKGCVKLSTSAWRIRIGDIRVLYDIDDKAKAVEVLRIKHRRDVYRGL from the coding sequence GTGCATCGGCTGCCGCTCGGTCCTAGAGCGCAGAAGGGCCTGGACCGGCTGGTGGGGGACGCCTGGCAGAGGGTGCGCGAGGATCTACTGATGCTCGCCCACACTCCAAGGCCCAAAGGGTGCGTCAAGCTCAGCACCAGTGCGTGGCGGATAAGGATTGGTGACATCCGGGTGCTCTACGACATTGACGACAAGGCGAAGGCGGTGGAGGTCTTGCGGATCAAACACCGGCGGGATGTCTACCGGGGGCTGTAG
- a CDS encoding nucleotidyltransferase domain-containing protein — MEQVSQADILNKDPSLAEIVRRLVQAYRPERIYLFGSMARGDAGPDSDYDLLVVVSDDASMERRDSDLAYRTLRGTGIGADVVVWTHSRFERRKHVVCSLPATVLREGRLLHALRP; from the coding sequence ATGGAGCAAGTCAGCCAAGCGGACATCCTGAACAAAGATCCTTCTCTGGCAGAGATCGTGAGACGGCTGGTGCAGGCCTATCGGCCGGAGCGGATCTACCTTTTCGGATCTATGGCCCGCGGTGATGCAGGACCAGACAGCGACTACGACCTGCTGGTTGTCGTCTCCGATGACGCTTCGATGGAGCGACGAGACAGCGATTTGGCCTATCGGACGCTGCGCGGAACCGGGATCGGCGCTGATGTCGTCGTCTGGACCCATTCGCGTTTTGAGCGGCGCAAGCACGTTGTGTGTTCGCTTCCGGCCACGGTTCTTCGCGAGGGAAGGTTGCTCCATGCCTTGCGACCCTGA
- the crcB gene encoding fluoride efflux transporter CrcB — MRELGSVLLVGTGGFIGTVGRYLLGGWIHRLVPMASFPVGTLCVNLSGCFLIGLLGGLSESRQVFGPELRTFIFIGILGGFTTFSSFAYETLALARDAEFVRALANIGGQLIGGLAAAWVGFTLVRG, encoded by the coding sequence ATGCGTGAGTTAGGGAGCGTCCTACTTGTGGGAACCGGTGGCTTTATCGGTACCGTCGGGCGGTATCTACTGGGTGGCTGGATTCATCGATTAGTTCCCATGGCGTCATTCCCGGTCGGCACCCTCTGTGTGAACCTCTCAGGCTGCTTCTTGATCGGACTGTTGGGCGGTCTTAGCGAGTCTCGTCAGGTGTTCGGGCCGGAGCTTCGCACATTTATCTTCATCGGGATTTTGGGCGGTTTTACGACCTTCTCGAGCTTTGCGTATGAAACACTCGCTCTCGCCAGGGACGCCGAATTCGTCCGTGCGTTGGCGAATATCGGAGGGCAGCTCATCGGCGGCCTGGCGGCTGCCTGGGTGGGCTTTACGCTTGTCCGAGGATAA
- a CDS encoding DUF190 domain-containing protein — MILPREGHLLRIFVGESDKYEGLPLFEWIVRKAREHGLAGATALRGLEGFGAHSRLHTAKVLRLSSDLPIIVEIVDTIDKIEAFLPVVDAAIQEGMATIEKVDVRFYRSRTDGR, encoded by the coding sequence ATGATACTTCCCCGTGAGGGTCACCTGCTCCGAATCTTCGTCGGCGAATCCGATAAGTACGAAGGCCTCCCCCTCTTCGAGTGGATTGTCCGCAAGGCGCGCGAGCACGGCCTAGCCGGCGCCACGGCGCTTCGGGGTCTCGAAGGGTTTGGGGCGCACAGTCGACTGCATACTGCGAAGGTCCTGCGCCTCTCATCCGATCTGCCCATCATCGTTGAGATCGTTGATACCATTGACAAGATCGAGGCGTTTCTACCGGTCGTCGACGCGGCCATTCAGGAGGGCATGGCGACCATCGAGAAGGTCGATGTACGCTTCTATCGAAGCAGGACTGATGGTAGATAA
- a CDS encoding DUF3047 domain-containing protein, translated as MLHIPTTSTTLGCPKRGARHRFLPALVGLAVILLGLVSMTFAAKHTPNPASIPLPISGTMDEKGIPVGWDLETFQNHHQIKLDPLKDGQFGIRLVSEESSFGLHKSVEVDLKEFPILTWRWKVDRLPLAGDVREKSKNDQAAQIYVIFPNSLIRLRSPMLGYLWDSNAPAGTTADGYSPVTPIKVMVLRSGKQQLGKWVQERRNVAEDYVRLFGQNSLPKVGRVAIWINSQHTKSTAQASFADLQFQRAN; from the coding sequence ATGTTACACATTCCCACCACCTCAACAACATTGGGCTGCCCAAAACGCGGGGCGCGTCATCGGTTCTTGCCTGCGCTCGTCGGTCTTGCAGTGATACTGTTAGGACTTGTATCGATGACGTTTGCAGCAAAGCACACCCCCAACCCGGCGAGTATTCCCCTGCCCATCAGCGGGACGATGGATGAGAAGGGGATCCCGGTCGGCTGGGACCTGGAAACCTTTCAGAACCATCATCAAATCAAGCTCGATCCTCTGAAGGATGGTCAATTCGGCATCCGCCTCGTGAGCGAAGAAAGCTCTTTTGGGCTGCACAAGTCAGTAGAGGTGGACCTGAAAGAGTTTCCGATACTGACCTGGCGGTGGAAGGTGGATCGCCTTCCTCTGGCAGGTGACGTTCGCGAAAAGAGTAAAAACGATCAGGCCGCTCAGATCTACGTCATCTTCCCAAACTCGCTTATCAGACTGCGAAGCCCCATGCTCGGTTACCTCTGGGACAGTAATGCCCCCGCAGGAACGACGGCCGACGGCTATTCCCCCGTCACCCCTATCAAGGTCATGGTCCTGCGGAGCGGAAAACAGCAGTTGGGTAAATGGGTCCAGGAGCGTCGAAATGTTGCCGAGGACTACGTGCGGCTTTTCGGGCAGAACTCACTTCCCAAGGTGGGGCGTGTCGCCATCTGGATCAATTCCCAGCACACAAAGTCAACTGCCCAGGCGTCGTTCGCCGACCTTCAGTTCCAACGGGCCAATTAA
- a CDS encoding MlaE family lipid ABC transporter permease subunit encodes MQNPLEAVGRAVLKQVQAMGRMAIFLGSTGFWAVRPPLKFRRIVSQVHFIGVKSGSIILLTAGFSGMVLGLQGYYTLRKFGSEALLGPAVGLSLIRELGPVMAALMVTARAGSASAAEIGIMRITEQIDALEAMAVNPMKYLVVPKVIAGLIAIPLLTAIFDVVGIYGGYLVGVKLLGVGAGTYFSEMRNMVEISDIRGGFLKSVSFGLIVTWVCTYKGFYTGYGAEGVGKATTEAVVLSSVLILIWNYFMTAVLF; translated from the coding sequence ATGCAGAACCCGTTGGAGGCCGTCGGACGCGCGGTTCTCAAGCAAGTTCAAGCCATGGGGCGTATGGCCATCTTCTTGGGTTCCACTGGTTTCTGGGCGGTCCGGCCACCGTTGAAGTTCAGGCGTATTGTCAGTCAGGTCCATTTTATCGGGGTGAAGTCAGGCTCTATTATTCTTCTCACCGCGGGCTTCAGCGGAATGGTCCTTGGGCTTCAGGGGTACTATACGCTCCGAAAGTTCGGATCCGAGGCCCTGCTCGGTCCGGCCGTCGGCCTGAGCCTGATCCGCGAGTTGGGACCGGTGATGGCCGCCCTGATGGTGACGGCGCGAGCCGGATCGGCCTCCGCTGCGGAGATCGGCATCATGAGGATTACCGAGCAGATCGACGCGCTGGAGGCGATGGCCGTGAATCCCATGAAATATCTGGTGGTTCCTAAGGTGATCGCGGGATTGATTGCGATTCCTCTCCTCACAGCCATCTTCGATGTGGTTGGGATCTATGGCGGCTACCTTGTTGGGGTGAAGCTTCTCGGTGTCGGCGCCGGCACCTATTTTTCCGAGATGCGGAACATGGTGGAGATAAGTGATATACGGGGCGGCTTCCTGAAGTCGGTGAGCTTCGGCCTCATTGTCACGTGGGTGTGCACATATAAGGGGTTTTATACTGGATATGGAGCCGAGGGCGTGGGAAAGGCGACAACGGAGGCTGTCGTCCTTTCGTCGGTTCTGATTCTGATCTGGAACTACTTTATGACCGCCGTTCTGTTTTAA
- a CDS encoding ABC transporter ATP-binding protein, producing the protein MIQIIDLYKSFAQQQVLRGVNLTIPKGQVTAIIGRSGGGKSVLLKHLIGLMRPDSGQVLVDGTDLGRLRGKALDLVREKFGVLFQGGALFDSLTVFDNVAFPLREKTKLSEGEIARRSMQRLEAVGLADMAHKYPAELSGGMRKRAALARALVHDPEIILFDEPTTGLDPILLNSIHRLILDAHKRFGFTAVVVSHEIPEIFDIAKTVAMLHDGVIVEHSSPEVIMASANPVVRQFITGAGNGQTGPE; encoded by the coding sequence ATGATCCAGATCATTGATCTTTACAAAAGCTTTGCGCAACAACAGGTACTCAGAGGGGTCAATCTGACTATTCCCAAAGGTCAGGTTACGGCCATTATTGGACGGAGCGGAGGCGGAAAAAGCGTGCTGCTCAAGCACCTTATCGGCCTTATGCGACCGGATAGCGGTCAGGTGCTGGTCGACGGCACTGACCTTGGCCGGCTCCGCGGGAAGGCCCTGGATCTGGTGCGCGAAAAGTTCGGCGTCCTGTTTCAGGGGGGCGCCTTGTTTGACTCGCTAACGGTGTTCGATAATGTAGCCTTCCCACTTCGGGAAAAGACCAAGCTATCAGAAGGCGAGATTGCTCGGCGCTCAATGCAGCGGCTGGAGGCCGTAGGGCTTGCTGATATGGCGCACAAATATCCCGCAGAACTCAGCGGGGGAATGAGGAAGCGGGCAGCCCTGGCCCGAGCGCTGGTCCATGATCCGGAGATCATCCTGTTTGACGAGCCGACGACGGGCCTGGATCCGATCCTGCTGAATTCCATTCACCGCCTGATTCTGGATGCCCATAAGCGCTTCGGATTTACCGCGGTCGTAGTCAGCCACGAGATCCCTGAGATCTTCGACATCGCCAAGACGGTGGCGATGCTTCATGATGGGGTTATTGTAGAGCATAGCAGTCCGGAGGTGATCATGGCCTCCGCTAATCCTGTTGTTCGGCAGTTCATCACCGGGGCCGGCAATGGTCAAACTGGTCCGGAGTAG
- the mlaD gene encoding outer membrane lipid asymmetry maintenance protein MlaD: MKRLTMETLVGLFVVVGIMSLAWLSIRLGKLEVISERGYTVLAEFDSVAGLKNGAVVEIAGVEVGRVKAIGLEKFRAVVAMNIDPGVALQDDAIVSIRTKGLIGEKYVRITPGGSDKLIQPGGKLRDTEDPIDLEHLISNYIFGKL; the protein is encoded by the coding sequence ATGAAGCGACTGACCATGGAAACGCTGGTCGGGCTATTCGTGGTGGTAGGAATCATGAGCCTGGCTTGGCTCTCGATCAGACTCGGTAAGCTTGAGGTTATCAGCGAGCGAGGGTATACTGTCCTGGCCGAGTTCGACTCGGTCGCAGGCCTGAAGAATGGGGCCGTAGTCGAGATTGCCGGGGTCGAGGTGGGCCGTGTGAAAGCGATCGGGTTGGAGAAATTTCGAGCCGTCGTTGCCATGAATATTGACCCCGGTGTCGCGCTTCAGGATGACGCGATCGTCTCGATCCGGACAAAGGGACTGATCGGCGAAAAGTATGTCCGGATCACGCCCGGGGGTTCCGATAAGCTGATCCAGCCAGGCGGTAAGCTCCGAGATACCGAAGACCCTATAGATTTAGAGCATCTCATCTCGAATTATATTTTTGGCAAGCTCTAG
- a CDS encoding TolC family protein — translation MMMNAGRVRHARWIVLPLALMTTVAAGQPTSAQPPEPKAVYTLKDLIGRTLATSPEIRQMQRGAEAAMAKKDQADAGRFPQIEVTAIVGPSSRARGTVEGGSPDRKDRPTVNNVFERVEMKLVQPLYTFGKLTGFRTAAEEGVKVEKAKVEEKTADLILRVKELYYSRLLASDMLGLIDEITEDLDKAIEKTQRQLKAEVPGADEMDLYKLKAFRGEVLKNREEAQKGFDLATGALMFYAGLDRTQPFDLDTIGLEVAAKEVEPVDRGMGTALELRPEMTQVRAGLKAMEALVKAEESNLYPQFFVAVDGVYAQAGNRTRQQNPFAFDPLNDRYTVVVLGFKYDLDFGITRGKIRAAQAEHLKVGETKQFAEQGIPLQVRKAHRELAEAQETLKATEDGWRNAKKWLVAAKANYDLGVGESRDLGQAAEAYARLRADNYKAMYNYNLALANIEHATGRAVKEEAK, via the coding sequence ATGATGATGAATGCAGGCCGAGTGAGACACGCGCGTTGGATCGTGCTGCCCCTGGCGCTCATGACAACGGTAGCTGCCGGGCAGCCGACGTCGGCGCAACCGCCGGAACCGAAGGCCGTCTACACCCTGAAAGATCTGATCGGGCGTACCCTGGCCACAAGCCCTGAGATCCGTCAGATGCAGAGAGGCGCCGAGGCGGCGATGGCGAAGAAGGATCAGGCCGATGCCGGCCGGTTTCCGCAGATCGAGGTGACTGCGATCGTGGGGCCGTCGTCTCGCGCCCGCGGCACCGTTGAGGGGGGGTCTCCGGACAGAAAGGACAGACCCACTGTCAACAATGTGTTCGAGCGGGTCGAGATGAAGCTGGTCCAACCCCTCTATACGTTCGGAAAGCTGACGGGTTTTCGTACGGCTGCGGAAGAGGGGGTGAAGGTCGAGAAGGCAAAGGTGGAGGAGAAGACCGCGGATCTGATCCTGCGGGTCAAGGAGCTATATTACAGCCGACTGCTGGCGAGCGATATGCTTGGGTTGATTGATGAGATCACTGAGGATCTCGACAAAGCGATCGAGAAGACGCAACGACAGCTCAAGGCTGAGGTGCCGGGCGCTGACGAGATGGATCTGTACAAGTTGAAGGCGTTCCGCGGTGAGGTCTTGAAGAACCGGGAAGAGGCCCAAAAAGGGTTCGATCTGGCCACGGGCGCCCTGATGTTCTACGCAGGTCTTGATCGCACGCAACCGTTCGATCTGGACACGATAGGGTTGGAGGTCGCCGCCAAGGAGGTGGAGCCGGTAGATCGGGGAATGGGCACGGCGCTGGAGCTACGCCCGGAGATGACCCAGGTGCGGGCGGGGCTCAAGGCCATGGAAGCGCTAGTCAAGGCAGAGGAGAGCAACCTGTATCCCCAGTTCTTCGTCGCAGTTGACGGCGTATACGCCCAGGCGGGCAATCGAACCCGGCAGCAGAACCCCTTCGCCTTTGATCCGCTGAACGATCGCTATACGGTGGTTGTTCTTGGCTTCAAGTACGACCTTGACTTCGGGATCACCCGAGGCAAGATCCGGGCGGCTCAGGCAGAGCACCTCAAAGTTGGTGAGACGAAGCAGTTTGCTGAACAGGGGATCCCATTACAGGTGCGTAAGGCTCATCGAGAGCTCGCTGAGGCGCAGGAGACGCTCAAGGCCACGGAGGACGGGTGGCGGAACGCAAAGAAATGGCTGGTGGCGGCTAAAGCGAACTATGACCTCGGGGTCGGGGAGTCCAGAGATCTGGGTCAAGCCGCAGAGGCGTACGCCAGGCTGCGGGCAGACAACTATAAGGCCATGTACAATTACAATCTTGCGCTTGCGAATATCGAGCATGCCACAGGTCGAGCGGTAAAGGAGGAGGCGAAGTGA
- a CDS encoding ABC transporter substrate-binding protein — translation MTAKYSDVRCRWKTLVLVGAVVGILWTPGLSLAGSATDQVKGTVDQVLKILTDPALKSAQKTKERRAKLRKTVLERFDFSEMSKRSMGLYWNERTSEERTKFVGLFTDLLERAYIDRVEGYTGEQILYLEETADGNYSEVRTKIVTKRNQEIPIYYRLQKADAKWEVYDIVVEGVSLVNNYRTQFSKIIRTSSYQDLVKKMQAKVEGEEGAEIGAPKSKVR, via the coding sequence GTGACCGCAAAGTATTCCGATGTCAGGTGCAGATGGAAGACGCTGGTGCTTGTCGGGGCAGTCGTGGGTATCTTGTGGACGCCGGGACTGAGCCTTGCCGGTTCGGCGACAGATCAGGTCAAGGGAACCGTTGACCAGGTGCTAAAGATCTTGACCGATCCGGCTCTCAAGAGTGCGCAAAAGACAAAGGAGCGACGGGCTAAGCTCCGCAAGACCGTGTTGGAGCGGTTTGATTTCTCTGAGATGTCCAAGCGCTCCATGGGCCTGTACTGGAACGAGCGTACTTCAGAGGAGCGTACCAAGTTCGTTGGCCTGTTCACCGACCTGCTGGAGCGGGCCTATATCGACCGAGTTGAAGGGTACACGGGCGAGCAGATCTTGTACCTGGAGGAGACGGCGGATGGCAATTATTCTGAGGTGCGGACGAAGATTGTGACTAAGCGAAACCAGGAAATTCCAATCTACTATCGTCTGCAGAAGGCCGACGCTAAATGGGAGGTCTATGACATTGTTGTCGAGGGTGTCAGCCTGGTGAATAACTATCGCACCCAGTTCAGCAAGATCATCCGCACTTCCTCCTACCAGGATCTTGTAAAGAAAATGCAGGCCAAAGTCGAGGGTGAGGAGGGGGCGGAGATTGGCGCTCCCAAGTCGAAGGTCCGGTGA
- a CDS encoding DEAD/DEAH box helicase, with translation MAKGDRPIEISSSALPQDAQALVSSFRDRYPFPFDAFQDEAIALIAEGSSVIVSAPTGAGKTLIAEFAIYRALAHQHRIAYTTPIKALSNQKYADFTRQWGEETVGILTGDVKVNPRAPLVIMTTEILRNKFYGGEFEGLYYVVLDECHYMGNVGRGTVWEEIIINCPPEVQLVALSATVSNISEIAEWIGQTHRPIRPIHHPVRPVPLQYLLCDKEGQLWPPEPASARRILQATFSGRSMSESRGIGRWERRGDRRHRIVRRRGLDESIAIAVLRARHWLPVIYFIFSRSGCERALARLLERGEPLLDPSRGEEVEEAIQRTLFDYPSISPESDLNQLILRGLRRGAGLHHAGVLPALKRLTEVLFERGLVRVVFATETMSLGIHMPAKSVVIGGLRKRSDLGFRGLTVGELTQMAGRAGRRGIDPEGTCLLALDSAEAAEDAVRLVQGEPEPIESRFRISYSSAALLIALHREPEAIRKTIEKSFGQFQNRRKIEVSRKEQEGLIRRLADAEGIASPCCQVSTLIEYRERRAAIEQERERLRTLRVATARASRTGGRSRGRPGPSSLSFFVGKSAEEGRAKLDAMALALSQMPCHRCPERGLRERQIKQSRRLGQMLGRHHQMQQQLQDSYWEQFLRVVTILQHFGYLEDGRLGAEGRLIASLRHDNELLVARVAFSGLLDGLLPEELAALFSCLVEEPRTTEQPAAKLFLRDQAHLRRRVKMLEDLSLEVDRVQRSYQVDLPVSMHTTYLAATHRWASGEDDWSTLIEQSFGGHEGDLIRAFRRLIDLCRQLEESPELPVELTRTLSRATAMLDRGIVLESALI, from the coding sequence ATGGCAAAAGGAGACAGGCCCATCGAAATCAGTTCATCGGCCCTGCCGCAGGACGCGCAGGCTCTTGTGAGTTCGTTCCGCGATCGGTACCCGTTCCCCTTCGATGCATTCCAAGACGAGGCCATTGCTCTGATCGCGGAGGGCAGCTCCGTGATCGTCTCCGCGCCAACCGGCGCGGGCAAGACCCTCATCGCTGAATTTGCGATCTATAGGGCCCTGGCTCATCAACACCGCATCGCCTACACGACCCCCATAAAGGCTCTGAGCAACCAGAAGTATGCCGATTTCACCCGTCAGTGGGGCGAAGAGACGGTGGGTATTCTCACCGGCGACGTGAAGGTAAATCCCCGCGCACCACTTGTGATCATGACCACCGAGATCCTCCGAAACAAGTTCTACGGGGGCGAGTTCGAGGGGCTTTACTATGTGGTGCTGGACGAATGCCACTACATGGGGAATGTAGGGCGGGGAACGGTCTGGGAAGAGATCATCATCAACTGCCCTCCTGAGGTCCAGCTTGTCGCCCTCTCGGCCACCGTCAGTAATATCAGCGAGATCGCTGAGTGGATCGGTCAGACGCACCGACCGATCCGGCCTATCCATCATCCGGTCCGACCAGTGCCGCTGCAGTACCTGCTCTGCGATAAGGAGGGGCAGCTCTGGCCGCCTGAGCCGGCTTCAGCCCGCCGGATTCTACAAGCTACCTTCTCAGGCCGAAGCATGTCGGAGAGTCGGGGTATCGGCCGATGGGAGCGGCGGGGGGACCGGCGACACCGTATCGTCCGCCGTCGCGGGCTCGACGAGAGCATCGCTATTGCCGTATTGCGGGCGCGCCACTGGCTGCCGGTCATCTACTTTATCTTCAGTCGATCCGGATGCGAGCGAGCGCTCGCTCGCCTCCTGGAGCGTGGCGAACCGCTCTTGGATCCCAGCAGAGGTGAGGAGGTCGAGGAGGCGATTCAACGGACGCTCTTCGACTATCCGAGCATCAGCCCTGAGAGCGATCTGAATCAACTAATCCTGCGTGGGCTCCGTCGCGGTGCGGGGCTGCACCACGCCGGCGTCCTGCCGGCTTTGAAACGGCTCACCGAGGTTCTGTTTGAGCGAGGACTGGTGCGGGTCGTCTTCGCGACCGAAACCATGAGTCTGGGGATACACATGCCCGCCAAAAGTGTGGTGATTGGAGGACTTCGTAAGCGGAGCGATCTCGGGTTCCGGGGACTCACCGTGGGGGAGCTGACCCAGATGGCCGGGCGGGCAGGGCGACGAGGGATCGATCCTGAAGGGACCTGCCTGCTGGCGCTCGATTCCGCTGAGGCGGCCGAGGACGCCGTCCGTCTGGTGCAAGGCGAGCCGGAGCCGATAGAGAGTCGATTCCGAATCAGCTACAGTAGCGCTGCTTTACTCATCGCGCTGCATCGAGAGCCGGAGGCGATCCGCAAGACCATAGAGAAAAGCTTCGGCCAGTTCCAGAATCGTCGGAAGATCGAGGTCAGCCGGAAGGAACAAGAGGGGTTGATCCGCAGGCTGGCCGACGCCGAAGGTATAGCATCCCCCTGTTGCCAGGTCAGCACGCTGATCGAGTATCGGGAGCGGCGCGCTGCGATCGAGCAAGAGCGAGAACGGCTCAGGACACTACGGGTGGCGACCGCGCGGGCCAGTCGTACAGGTGGCCGTAGCCGTGGCCGACCTGGCCCTTCATCGCTCAGTTTCTTTGTCGGAAAATCGGCTGAGGAAGGCAGGGCAAAACTCGACGCGATGGCCCTCGCCCTCTCCCAGATGCCCTGTCACCGCTGCCCGGAACGGGGGCTTCGGGAACGACAGATCAAGCAGTCGCGACGATTGGGACAGATGCTGGGGCGCCACCACCAGATGCAGCAACAACTGCAGGATTCCTACTGGGAACAGTTCCTGCGGGTTGTAACGATCCTCCAGCACTTCGGCTATCTCGAAGATGGGCGGTTAGGCGCGGAAGGCCGCCTCATCGCATCACTGCGTCACGATAACGAACTGTTGGTAGCTCGGGTCGCCTTCTCCGGCCTCCTGGATGGGCTGCTACCAGAGGAGCTCGCAGCGCTGTTCTCATGTCTGGTGGAGGAGCCTCGAACAACCGAGCAGCCTGCTGCCAAGCTGTTCCTCCGCGATCAGGCGCACCTTCGCCGGCGCGTGAAGATGCTGGAAGATCTGAGCCTGGAGGTGGACAGGGTTCAGCGGTCCTATCAGGTCGATCTTCCGGTCTCGATGCACACGACCTATCTGGCGGCCACCCATCGGTGGGCCTCGGGCGAGGACGACTGGTCGACACTGATAGAGCAGAGTTTCGGGGGGCATGAGGGTGACCTCATTCGAGCATTCCGCCGTCTTATCGACCTATGCCGACAACTCGAAGAGAGCCCAGAGTTGCCGGTAGAACTGACGCGAACGCTCTCGCGGGCAACCGCGATGCTGGATCGGGGCATTGTCTTGGAATCCGCATTGATCTAG